From one Danio rerio strain Tuebingen ecotype United States chromosome 19, GRCz12tu, whole genome shotgun sequence genomic stretch:
- the eva1bb gene encoding eva-1 homolog Bb, with protein MNPVRKDMELLSNSMATYAHIKANMESFALYFMMGVCSGLLLALVLLILGITCRPHPKTKAPSTPDKKRLKDSSEDDDEEDDNQEEELEGDEEDLEVPVVTASPMSDQTQLNGTIKSVNVFASAEELERARRLEERERIVREIWRNGQPDILSTGTLGRVHYH; from the exons ATGAACCCAGTACGAAAAGACATGGAGCTGCTGAGTAACAGCATGGCTACTTACGCCCATATAAAAG CGAACATGGAGAGCTTTGCGCTGTACTTCATGATGGGCGTATGTTCAGGTCTTCTCCTGGCGCTGGTGCTCCTCATACTGGGAATCACCTGTCGACCGCATCCAAAGACAAAAGCACCCTCCACACCTGACAAGAAAAGACTGAAAGACTCCAGCGAGGATGATGATGAGGAAGACGACAACCAAGAGGAGGAACTCGAAGGAGATGAAGAGGATCTAGAAGTGCCAGTGGTCACTGCGAGTCCCATGAGTGATCAGACTCAACTGAACGGCACTATCAAGAGCGTGAACGTGTTCGCTTCAGCAGAGGAGCTGGAGAGAGCCAGAAGACTGGAGGAGAGAGAGCGGATAGTCAGGGAGATCTGGAGGAATGGACAGCCGGATATACTGAGCACAGGCACACTGGGAAGAGTTCACTATCACTAG